The DNA segment caataacaaataatttttgttcATCTAGTTATAAATGATCACAGTTGTCAAAGATAGTCTTCTTTGCTTTACCTTcactgctctctctctctctctctctctctctctcttttctttctcttgttttgtttcttcaaaTTGCAAAAGCAAAAAATCAAAGCTTTCTTTCCAGCTTTAAGAAGAGACTCACCAACAATCTCACCCAACTTCTTTTTTAACCCTCTCACTAAATCCTACTAATCTACAAACCCTATCTCTCATTTCACTCCTTACATTCATCCTATGTATCTTATATATACTCAATAAAGTTTCTATCTTTCTTCTAATTTAGCTAAAATCGAATTTACTTTCTGGGTTTATTTGAGTGGACTCAAAAGCTCAAACCTTAAGAGAAACGCCAATTCCAATTTCATCATTAGCCCTATTGCTAATCTGCGCCATTTTCTTCACTTCAAGTTTTCTCATTTGGGGGTTTGCTTCAAAATCAAAGAAAGGCGCAACCTTTATCCTTTTTCTCCGTTTTCTTCCGCTCTAAGCAGATGATTTCTCGAAAGGGCAAGAGGGTCTAGTCGCTACATTGTAaggtaaaagaaaaagattcCCTTTTGGGTTTGATTCCTCTGTATAATGTATCTTGCTTCATTCGTAAGTGATTCTTTTCTCCAAATGTTTGAAATTTAATGCATATAAACTGTTTGTTGATATGCCGCAGTTAATTGCCTGAAATTGATTGTGCACTTTGAAGTGTTTATACAGACTTTCGTGAGTCAACAGCTTTACTTGCCATTATTAGATTCTTTCAATTGTTCATGAATCTTAGTTTTCAGACTACGTTgggaagaaacaaaagaagttACTTCTCGTTTGCTTGTACGATTTGTGATAGTTATAAGTCTTCTTGATGTATGCAGATGTTTTAATTTAGGTGCCCTATTCTTGTTTTGCAGGTGGGAGTTTGTGAGAAAAGGGACCAAAGATGTCATCTGAGAATCCTTTGAGTGCTGAGATGTCCAAGAAGATCTCTGTGTTTGGTTTGACGGATGTGAAACTGTGGGTGTTGGTTTGTTTGGTAGTTGGCTCATTCCTAGCTTTGGTTCTATGTATCTTATCTATATGGATTGCATCCCGGCGAAAATCACGGAGACCATCTCACAAGATGTTACCTTTCAGTCAAATACCAGGCGTGGCGAAAGATATCAGGGTTGATGATAGAGTTGGGTTTCAAAACCACAATGATAATTTATGTGTCACAGTTGCTGATAAACTGAGTGACAGAAACTCAGGGAAGATGATGTCTTACTTGGGGAGAACCAAGTCTAGTGATAATGATAGTATAAGCCAGAGTAGCTCTGTGCATCATCATGAGAGAGCTTGTAGTTCTCACTCCGGTGAAGAAGGAAGCTTTGGAGCCGCTTGGAGACAAGCTTCTCTTTCGCAGGGAGGGCTTGTAACAGCGTCTCCTTTGGTTGGTTTGCCGGAAATATCTCATCTTGGTTGGGGACACTGGTTTACTCTTAGGGATCTTCAGTTAGCCACCAATCGTTTTGCTGCTGAGAATGTGATCGGTGAGGGTGGTTATGGAGTTGTTTACAAAGGTAGGCTCATCAACGGTAACGATGTTGCTGTAAAGAAGCTTCTGAACAATCTGTAAGTTCTTGTTGGAACTATCGTTAGCCGTGTGTCCTTTTTTTTACTCTCTTAGTAACCCTTTCACAATTTTTGTTATCTCTAGGGGACAAGCTGAGAAGGAGTTCCGGGTTGAAGTTGAGGCTATTGGTCATGTAAGGCACAAGAATCTTGTAAGGCttctaggatattgcatagagGGTGTTCATAGGTGAGTCTCACTTGCCTCTTGTCAGTGTGAATATGCTTACTCATGTAGTACTACCGAAAGAATGTACAATTATTATGACTAGAAACTAATCTCATGAATTTATGATCGATTTTGGATGTAATGCAGGATGCTTGTTTATGAGTATGTGAATAGTGGCAACTTAGAACAATGGCTACATGGAGACATGGGGAAACATAGCACTCTCACTTGGGAGGCACGCATGAAGATCCTTATCGGCACTGCACAAGCG comes from the Brassica napus cultivar Da-Ae chromosome A7, Da-Ae, whole genome shotgun sequence genome and includes:
- the LOC106353164 gene encoding probable receptor-like protein kinase At2g42960; translated protein: MSSENPLSAEMSKKISVFGLTDVKLWVLVCLVVGSFLALVLCILSIWIASRRKSRRPSHKMLPFSQIPGVAKDIRVDDRVGFQNHNDNLCVTVADKLSDRNSGKMMSYLGRTKSSDNDSISQSSSVHHHERACSSHSGEEGSFGAAWRQASLSQGGLVTASPLVGLPEISHLGWGHWFTLRDLQLATNRFAAENVIGEGGYGVVYKGRLINGNDVAVKKLLNNLGQAEKEFRVEVEAIGHVRHKNLVRLLGYCIEGVHRMLVYEYVNSGNLEQWLHGDMGKHSTLTWEARMKILIGTAQALAYLHEAIEPKVIHRDIKASNILIDDDFNAKLSDFGLAKLLDSGESHINTRVMGTFGYVAPEYANTGLLNEKSDVYSFGVLLLEAITGRDPVDYERPANEVNLVEWLKMMVGTGRAEEVVDQRIEPKPATRALKRGLLVALRCVDPESEKRPKMSQVVRMLESDDNPFREERRNRRSRTASMEIVEATEESADTSKRPGHSQSHTSKPEKTHE